The following proteins come from a genomic window of Pichia kudriavzevii chromosome 1, complete sequence:
- a CDS encoding uncharacterized protein (PKUD0A08930; similar to Saccharomyces cerevisiae YBL011W (SCT1); ancestral locus Anc_4.96), with amino-acid sequence MSEKSLDRSSNEEMQKHYEDLRKLYKPPSKIRLFIYDLILWAFCVVFDCFFREIRSRGGFKVPKKDAVIFVAAPHANQFVDPIILMSQIKKASNRRISCLIAEKSHRRKFIGLVSRSQLAIPVKRAQDNLQTRKGLIRLDQNDELHIIGSNTQFLKDCQSKGLIALPNSLASGVIEKVVSDTEIYLKKPLRYSSPKNEARAQKVLVEGTPFKAADKIDQSEVYAQVFEHLAHGYCIGVFSEGGSHDRPDLLPLKAGVAVMALGAMDSTPGLNVKIVPVGMNYFHAHKFRSRALVEFGDPIEIGDDLLRMYSNSSTTSNAVKILLDEITKGVKSVTLSCPDFESLSVVQAGRRLYANNFSSQLSLATRVEMNRRLLNGYLHFKDDPKVVKLKDDILRYNENLKSMKIPDHLVGNTEVKSKFLVLSELLLAGLQVAVLGLLALPGIILFSPVFIATKRISEVKRREALAGSTVKIKGNDVIATWKILVAMGFAPILYTAYSLIGIKVVHLYYPNVSRLFAFSIFYALSVTLTYSALIFGDKGMDLFKESRSAWLLLTDKNGFNNLKNQRDRLSVEITSLINEYGPQIYPDFNLLEYEKNLQIKKALKDKRKREQFEKLQSGLTEEEQLEEIKTQELRQRRLQRKMERKMGDDDNKKIDKKFVITQNTSILQDDHSSNELSSTSLSDSELSSSESDFSNSSSAKYKTLNMIKDQMIRENRERDNSN; translated from the coding sequence ATGTCAGAGAAGTCACTTGACAGGTCCTCCAATGAGGAAATGCAGAAGCATTACGAAGATCTACGTAAACTTTATAAGCCACCGTCTAAAATTCGGTTATTTATTTATGACCTTATACTTTGGGCTTTTTGTGTGGTTTTCGATTGCTTCTTCCGTGAGATAAGGTCAAGAGGTGGATTCAAGGTCCCTAAGAAGGATGCCGTAATTTTTGTTGCTGCTCCGCATGCAAATCAGTTTGTTGATCCAATCATCCTAATGTCTCAAATTAAAAAGGCATCAAATAGACgtatttcttgtttgattgCTGAAAAGTCCCACAGGAGAAAGTTTATTGGTTTAGTTTCAAGGTCGCAATTGGCTATACCTGTTAAGAGAGCTCAAGACAATTTGCAAACCAGGAAAGGTTTGATCAGACTAGACCAGAATGATGAATTGCACATTATTGGTTCTAACACACAATTCCTCAAAGATTGCCAAAGTAAAGGCCTTATTGCTCTTCCAAATTCATTAGCGAGTGGTGTGATTGAAAAGGTGGTATCTGACACAGAGATTTACTTGAAAAAGCCACTGAGATATTCGTCACCGAAGAATGAGGCTCGTGCCCAAAAAGTCTTGGTTGAAGGGACACCCTTCAAAGCAGCCgataaaattgatcaatCCGAGGTTTACGCACAAGTATTTGAACACCTGGCCCATGGTTATTGTATTGGTGTTTTCTCAGAAGGTGGTTCCCACGATAGGCCAGATTTGTTACCATTAAAGGCTGGTGTTGCTGTCATGGCTTTAGGTGCGATGGATTCCACACCTGGCCTAAATGTTAAAATTGTCCCTGTAGGTATGAATTATTTCCATGCCCACAAGTTTAGATCTAGAGCATTAGTTGAATTTGGCGATCCGATTGAAATTGGCGATGATTTATTGAGAATGTactcaaactcttcaacaacGTCAAATGCAGTTAAAATTTTACTCGATGAAATTACTAAGGGTGTGAAGTCAGTCACGCTATCATGCCCAGATTTTGAAAGCTTATCAGTTGTTCAAGCTGGTCGTAGATTGTACGCCAACAACTTCTCCAGCCAATTGTCACTTGCTACAAGGGTTGAGATGAACAGGCGTTTGTTGAATGGTTATTTacatttcaaagatgaCCCAAAAGTTGTGAAGCTGAAGGATGACATTTTGAGATATAAcgagaatttgaaaagtatGAAAATACCTGACCATTTGGTTGGTAATACCGAGGTCAAGTCCAAGTTTCTAGTGTTGTCTGAACTATTACTTGCAGGCCTACAGGTGGCAGTTTTAGGATTGTTGGCATTGCCTGgtataattttgttttctcctGTTTTCATTGCAACGAAGAGGATTTCTGAGGtcaaaagaagagaagcTCTGGCAGGATCTACAGTTAAAATTAAAGGTAACGATGTCATTGCTACTTGGAAAATTCTTGTTGCTATGGGATTTGCTCCAATTTTATACACGGCTTATTCATTGATCGGTATCAAGGTTGTTCATCTTTACTACCCAAATGTATCCAGActatttgcattttcaatattttatGCTTTATCAGTGACACTAACTTATTCTGCACTTATTTTTGGTGATAAAGGTATGGATCTGTTTAAAGAGTCTAGATCTGCGTGGCTTTTACTCACGGATAAAAATGGcttcaacaatttgaaaaatcaaagagatAGACTATCGGTTGAAATTACCTCTCTAATTAACGAGTATGGTCCACAAATCTATCCTGACTTTAACTTACTAGAGTATGAGAAGAACcttcaaatcaagaagGCATTGAAAGACAAACGCAAGAGGGAACAGTTTGAAAAGTTGCAGAGTGGTTTaactgaagaagaacaGTTAGAAGAGATCAAAACTCAGGAGCTCAGACAACGTAGATTACAgagaaaaatggaaaggAAAATGGGCGACGATGATAACAAGAAAATCGATAAAAAATTTGTCATAACCCAGAATacttcaattcttcaagatGACCATTCGAGTAACGAACTGTCTTCCACTTCTCTTTCGGATTCAGAGTTATCATCATCGGAGTCTGATTTTAGTAACTCATCATCTGCTAAGTACAAAACCTTGAATATGATCAAAGACCAAATGATCAGGGAAAACAGGGAAAGAGACAATAGTAATTAG